A genomic stretch from Pseudomonas mendocina includes:
- a CDS encoding cytosine permease, producing MRDADNAKPITRVETFGIEEIPASERHAKPLDLFRLVFGGANTFATAVLGSFPVLFGLSFQAGLMAILLGVVVGALILAPMGIFGALNGTNNAVSSSAHFGVHGRIVGSFLSLLTAVAFFSLSVWSSGDALVGGAHRLFGLPESNLTLGLAYGLFAVLVLAVCIYGFRFMLWVNKIAVVSASALFLLGIFAFAGAFDFDYAGSISMDDAGFWASFLGAALIAMSNPVSFGAFLGDWSRYIPRETSKLGIMGAVFGAQIATLIPFIFGLATATIVAVQAPQYVEQNNYVGGLLSISPAWYFLPVCLLAVIGGMSTGTTALYGTGLDMSSMFPRVLSRVRATMLIGLAAIAFIFIGRFVADLVQSVSTFAVLIVTCTTPWIVIMIIGLLDRRGFYDSHDLQVFTRGERGGRYWFSNGWNWRAMIAWIPSAAVGLCFVNLPGQFVGPFGESVGGIDISLPLTMGMACVLYLLLLRVFPEPAEVFGPKGALWSRTRNSR from the coding sequence ATGCGTGACGCTGACAATGCTAAGCCGATAACGCGGGTTGAGACGTTCGGGATCGAGGAGATTCCGGCCAGCGAGCGGCATGCCAAGCCACTTGATCTGTTCCGGTTGGTATTTGGTGGTGCCAATACCTTTGCAACGGCGGTGCTGGGGAGTTTCCCGGTGCTGTTCGGGTTGTCTTTTCAGGCTGGTCTGATGGCCATTCTGCTGGGGGTGGTAGTCGGTGCGCTGATTCTGGCGCCGATGGGTATCTTTGGTGCGCTGAATGGCACCAACAATGCAGTCTCGTCCAGCGCTCACTTTGGTGTGCATGGCCGGATCGTCGGTTCGTTCCTGTCGCTGCTGACGGCGGTCGCGTTCTTCTCGCTGTCAGTGTGGAGTTCCGGTGATGCGTTGGTTGGCGGTGCCCATCGCCTATTTGGCCTTCCGGAGAGCAACCTGACCCTGGGCTTGGCCTATGGCCTGTTCGCGGTGCTGGTGCTTGCGGTGTGTATCTATGGCTTCCGCTTCATGCTGTGGGTCAACAAGATCGCTGTAGTCAGTGCCAGTGCGCTGTTCCTGCTGGGTATTTTTGCTTTCGCCGGTGCATTCGATTTTGACTACGCCGGTAGCATCAGCATGGACGATGCAGGCTTCTGGGCTTCGTTCCTCGGCGCTGCGCTGATCGCCATGAGTAACCCGGTTTCCTTCGGGGCTTTCCTCGGTGATTGGTCGCGTTATATCCCGCGTGAAACCTCCAAGCTGGGCATCATGGGTGCGGTGTTCGGTGCGCAGATCGCGACGCTGATCCCGTTCATCTTTGGTCTGGCTACGGCCACCATCGTGGCGGTACAGGCGCCGCAGTATGTCGAGCAGAACAACTATGTGGGTGGCCTGCTGAGCATCTCTCCGGCTTGGTACTTCCTGCCGGTGTGCCTGCTGGCAGTGATTGGTGGTATGTCCACCGGCACTACGGCGCTGTATGGCACCGGGTTGGATATGTCGAGCATGTTCCCACGTGTGCTGAGCCGCGTACGGGCGACGATGCTGATCGGTTTGGCGGCGATTGCGTTCATCTTTATCGGCCGCTTTGTGGCGGATCTGGTGCAGAGCGTATCGACCTTTGCCGTGCTGATCGTGACCTGCACCACACCGTGGATTGTGATCATGATCATCGGACTGCTCGACCGCCGTGGCTTCTACGATTCCCATGACTTGCAGGTGTTCACCCGCGGTGAGCGCGGTGGTCGTTACTGGTTCAGCAATGGCTGGAACTGGCGCGCCATGATCGCCTGGATTCCGAGTGCGGCGGTAGGTCTGTGCTTCGTCAACCTGCCGGGGCAGTTCGTCGGCCCGTTCGGTGAGTCGGTTGGCGGGATTGATATCAGCCTGCCGCTGACCATGGGCATGGCCTGTGTGCTGTATCTGTTGCTGTTACGTGTGTTCCCGGAGCCGGCTGAGGTGTTTGGCCCGAAAGGTGCCCTGTGGTCGCGTACGAGAAATAGCCGGTAA
- a CDS encoding HDOD domain-containing protein, translated as MVVSVKSADVVIADTDPWTADLLVQLVRDVWPGARVEKFSDGQSVLTLCKRRLPKLIIADCDLPVLDGVELLRQVRRLAPATALPFVLISDRLDAQSVRAVRPLTPSAYLAKPFNAEMLRQRLSALVGPAKSKSAEPVNRAKSLQAHLEAARLGGQGAPLLSEVRDAVSQRLNGQNVDLRELEQMFIRDPQITARLIAAANSAAQHNGAPCQTLHQAIGRLGQARTLNLVLGMTLQRSARLSDPRLAELAQTVWQQAQDSAELANWLAEDQKLNTDLCFTAGLLHNIGELALLRSLQDWVDAGGELNEIDIQDSFTMRSASFGSALRMQWRLPLSLRELIAAFYQLSQGVFSREALVLNLTRLIMCTPADKPLTSLRDERCVRLLRMDVSVLGCVPRPSSVIC; from the coding sequence ATGGTTGTTTCGGTCAAAAGTGCGGATGTCGTTATTGCCGATACCGACCCCTGGACAGCTGATCTGCTGGTTCAACTGGTTCGCGATGTGTGGCCGGGGGCGCGGGTCGAGAAGTTCTCGGATGGCCAATCGGTTCTGACTCTGTGCAAACGACGTCTGCCGAAACTGATCATTGCTGACTGTGATCTGCCGGTTCTGGATGGTGTGGAGCTGTTGCGTCAAGTGCGCAGGCTGGCTCCGGCCACTGCCCTTCCCTTTGTTCTGATCAGCGACCGTTTGGATGCCCAGAGTGTTCGTGCGGTGCGTCCGCTGACACCTTCGGCCTATCTGGCTAAACCGTTTAATGCCGAGATGCTCAGGCAGCGTCTCAGTGCTTTGGTGGGCCCTGCGAAAAGTAAATCGGCTGAGCCGGTAAACAGGGCTAAGAGCTTGCAGGCTCATTTGGAGGCTGCGCGCTTAGGTGGTCAGGGGGCTCCGCTGCTGAGTGAGGTTCGCGACGCGGTTAGTCAGCGCCTAAATGGTCAAAACGTTGACCTGCGTGAGCTGGAGCAGATGTTTATCCGCGATCCGCAGATTACTGCTCGGCTGATCGCCGCCGCCAACAGTGCTGCGCAGCACAATGGCGCACCTTGCCAGACTCTTCATCAGGCCATTGGACGCTTGGGCCAGGCGCGCACGCTGAATCTGGTATTGGGCATGACCTTGCAGCGCAGTGCCCGTCTGAGTGATCCACGCTTGGCTGAGCTTGCTCAGACTGTCTGGCAGCAGGCTCAGGACAGCGCTGAGTTGGCAAACTGGCTGGCTGAAGACCAGAAGCTCAATACCGATCTGTGCTTTACCGCAGGCTTGCTGCACAACATCGGTGAGCTGGCTTTGTTGCGCAGTCTTCAGGATTGGGTCGATGCTGGCGGGGAACTGAACGAGATTGATATTCAGGACAGCTTCACCATGCGCTCTGCGAGCTTCGGCTCCGCATTACGTATGCAGTGGCGCTTGCCTCTGAGTCTGCGTGAGTTGATTGCCGCGTTTTATCAGCTTAGCCAAGGGGTTTTCAGCCGCGAAGCATTGGTGCTGAACTTAACCCGTTTGATCATGTGCACGCCCGCTGACAAGCCCTTGACCAGCCTTCGGGATGAGCGCTGTGTGCGCTTGCTGAGGATGGATGTCAGCGTGTTGGGGTGCGTACCCCGCCCCTCATCGGTTATTTGCTGA
- a CDS encoding FAD-dependent oxidoreductase, translated as MTEYDLLLIGAGHAHLGVLRRWALIERPPGRIALIAASPFAWYAGMIPAVVSGRASADDAQIDLQSLCRAAKVDLIVNPVHSLSAAQQQVQLEDGRTLRGKWLSLNVGGKTKAPEQSGDAMQVIAVKPFDAFIRNWQQWQAEPKPLAILGAGAAGVELAFAFAGRVPQVTLMCAGHLLERQSPALRLRTLGLLRLRGVRVREDCPVTRIEHDHLFSEKECVWSGSRLILASGLKALAWPELSGLGCDEKGYVLVAPTLQSYTHPPIFAVGDCARFSGVRKSAVSAQEQATILAHNLGAALRGLPLKQYRPGKQRLMLLDTGDGSALFEWHGYTANGPLYGRWKTWRDETFVRRHRL; from the coding sequence TTGACTGAATATGACCTGTTGCTGATTGGTGCCGGCCATGCCCATTTGGGTGTGCTGCGGCGCTGGGCGTTGATTGAGCGTCCACCGGGGCGTATTGCCTTGATCGCAGCTAGCCCATTTGCCTGGTATGCAGGGATGATTCCTGCCGTTGTCTCCGGCCGCGCCAGTGCTGATGACGCGCAGATTGATTTGCAATCATTGTGTCGTGCGGCCAAGGTCGATCTGATCGTCAATCCTGTACACAGTCTTTCAGCCGCCCAGCAGCAAGTGCAGCTGGAAGATGGCCGCACATTGCGTGGCAAATGGCTGTCTCTGAATGTGGGCGGGAAGACCAAGGCCCCCGAGCAGAGCGGCGATGCCATGCAGGTCATCGCTGTTAAGCCTTTCGATGCGTTTATCCGCAATTGGCAACAGTGGCAGGCAGAGCCCAAGCCGCTGGCGATTTTGGGTGCTGGTGCGGCGGGCGTGGAACTGGCCTTTGCCTTCGCCGGGCGTGTGCCACAAGTGACACTGATGTGTGCGGGGCATCTGCTTGAGCGGCAGTCACCGGCTCTGCGTTTACGCACCTTGGGCCTGCTGCGCTTGCGTGGGGTTCGGGTACGTGAAGATTGCCCGGTAACCCGGATTGAGCACGACCATCTGTTCAGTGAAAAAGAATGTGTCTGGAGTGGCTCGCGGCTGATTCTGGCCAGCGGTCTTAAGGCACTGGCATGGCCCGAACTGAGCGGTCTGGGCTGCGATGAAAAAGGCTATGTGCTGGTTGCGCCGACCTTGCAGAGTTACACCCACCCACCGATTTTTGCGGTGGGCGATTGCGCCCGCTTTAGCGGGGTGCGCAAGAGTGCCGTCAGCGCTCAGGAGCAGGCTACGATTTTGGCGCATAACCTTGGGGCAGCCCTGCGTGGTTTGCCACTTAAGCAATACCGACCCGGTAAGCAGCGCTTGATGCTGCTGGATACCGGGGATGGCAGTGCCCTATTTGAGTGGCACGGTTATACCGCCAACGGCCCGCTTTACGGGCGGTGGAAAACCTGGCGTGACGAAACTTTCGTACGTCGTCACCGCCTGTAG
- the speB gene encoding agmatinase, which yields MDKILHQPLGGNEMPRFGGIATMMRLPHIQTSEEKRKLDAAFVGIPLDIGTSLRSGTRFGPREIRAQSVMIRPYNMATGAAPFDSLNVADIGDVAINTFNMAEAVRIIEEAYDDILDHGIIPLTLGGDHTLTLPILRAIKKKYGKVGLVHVDAHADVNDHMFGEKIAHGTTFRRAVEEGLLDCDRVVQIGLRAQGYTAEDFNWSRKQGFRVVQAEECWHKSLEPLMAEVREKVGGGPVYLSFDIDGIDPAWAPGTGTPEIGGLTTIQGMEIIRGCAGLDLIGCDLVEVSPPYDTTGNTSLLGANLLYEMLCVLPGVEKR from the coding sequence ATGGACAAGATCCTGCACCAACCCCTGGGCGGCAATGAAATGCCCCGTTTCGGTGGCATCGCCACCATGATGCGTTTGCCCCATATCCAGACCTCGGAAGAGAAGCGCAAACTCGACGCCGCCTTTGTCGGCATTCCACTGGATATCGGCACCTCCCTGCGCTCCGGCACCCGTTTTGGTCCGCGTGAAATTCGCGCTCAGTCGGTGATGATCCGCCCGTACAACATGGCCACCGGTGCTGCTCCGTTTGATTCGCTGAATGTGGCCGATATTGGCGACGTTGCGATTAACACCTTCAACATGGCCGAAGCGGTGCGCATCATCGAAGAAGCCTACGATGACATCCTCGATCACGGCATCATCCCGCTCACGTTGGGTGGTGATCACACCCTGACGTTGCCGATTCTGCGAGCCATCAAGAAGAAATATGGCAAGGTTGGTTTGGTCCACGTAGATGCTCACGCCGACGTTAACGACCATATGTTCGGCGAAAAAATCGCCCACGGAACCACCTTCCGCCGCGCTGTGGAAGAAGGCCTGCTGGACTGCGACCGCGTGGTGCAAATCGGTCTGCGCGCGCAGGGCTATACCGCTGAAGACTTCAACTGGAGCCGTAAGCAGGGCTTCCGCGTGGTGCAGGCTGAAGAGTGCTGGCACAAATCGCTGGAACCGCTGATGGCTGAAGTGCGTGAGAAAGTCGGCGGTGGCCCGGTTTACCTGTCTTTCGATATCGACGGCATCGACCCGGCTTGGGCGCCTGGTACTGGCACCCCAGAAATCGGCGGTCTCACGACCATTCAGGGTATGGAAATCATCCGTGGTTGCGCGGGTCTGGATCTGATCGGTTGCGACCTGGTTGAGGTCTCCCCGCCTTATGACACCACCGGCAACACCTCGCTGCTGGGTGCCAACCTGCTGTACGAAATGCTCTGCGTTTTGCCCGGTGTAGAGAAGCGCTGA
- a CDS encoding sodium:solute symporter — MVTDLIVILLYVAAMLALGWYGMRRAKTREDYLVAGRNLGPVFYTGTMAATVLGGASTIGSVRLGYVHGVSGIWLCAALGLGIIGISLLLAKPLMRLKVYTVTQVLERRYNPTARHSSAAIMLVYALMIGATSIIGMGSVMSVLLGLPFWVCVLLGGGIVVLYSTIGGMWSLTLTDIVQFMIMTIGLVFVLMPMSISDAGGWDALVAALPASAFDFTAIGWDTIITYFLIYFFGIFIGQDIWQRVFTARSETVARVAGTTAGIYCVLYGLAMVLIGMAAKVLLPDLANANDAFASIVQTSLPDGIRGLVVAAALAALMSTASAGLLAASTTAAQDLWPLVSGKQSNEGVHVNRVFTLLLGVLVLGIALVVSDVISALTMAYNLLVGGMLIPLLGAVYWKRASTFAAIVSMALGSIGAMVFMIIDGLDANTPIYWGLALSVTSFVLISLFSPRKSPVAHTA, encoded by the coding sequence ATGGTCACTGACCTGATTGTTATTCTGCTGTATGTAGCTGCCATGCTAGCGCTGGGTTGGTACGGTATGCGCCGCGCTAAAACCCGTGAAGATTATCTGGTAGCCGGGCGTAATCTGGGCCCGGTGTTTTATACCGGCACCATGGCGGCCACCGTGCTTGGCGGTGCTTCCACCATCGGTTCCGTTCGCTTGGGTTATGTCCACGGTGTCTCCGGTATCTGGCTGTGTGCCGCGCTGGGTCTGGGCATCATCGGTATCAGCCTGCTGCTGGCCAAGCCACTGATGCGCCTGAAGGTGTACACCGTGACGCAAGTACTGGAGCGTCGCTATAACCCGACTGCCCGCCATTCCAGTGCTGCGATCATGCTGGTGTACGCGCTGATGATCGGTGCCACCTCCATCATCGGTATGGGCAGCGTGATGAGTGTGCTGCTGGGTCTACCGTTCTGGGTGTGCGTATTGCTCGGCGGCGGTATTGTGGTGCTGTATTCCACCATCGGTGGTATGTGGTCGCTAACCCTGACTGACATCGTGCAGTTCATGATCATGACCATCGGCCTGGTGTTTGTACTGATGCCGATGTCCATTAGCGATGCGGGTGGTTGGGATGCATTGGTAGCGGCTCTGCCTGCCAGCGCGTTCGATTTCACGGCGATCGGCTGGGACACCATCATCACCTACTTCCTGATCTACTTCTTCGGCATCTTCATTGGTCAGGACATTTGGCAGCGTGTGTTTACCGCACGTAGCGAGACGGTTGCCCGCGTTGCCGGTACAACCGCAGGCATCTACTGCGTCCTGTATGGTCTGGCCATGGTGCTGATCGGTATGGCGGCAAAAGTGCTGCTGCCGGATCTGGCCAATGCCAACGACGCGTTTGCCAGCATTGTGCAGACCAGCCTGCCGGACGGTATCCGTGGTCTGGTGGTTGCAGCGGCTCTGGCTGCGCTGATGTCCACTGCCAGTGCCGGTCTGTTGGCCGCCTCCACTACTGCCGCTCAGGATCTGTGGCCGCTGGTCAGCGGTAAGCAGAGCAATGAGGGCGTGCATGTAAACCGCGTGTTCACCCTGCTGCTGGGCGTGCTGGTGCTGGGTATCGCACTGGTGGTCAGCGATGTGATCAGTGCCCTGACCATGGCCTATAACCTGTTGGTAGGCGGCATGCTGATTCCGCTGCTGGGTGCGGTGTACTGGAAACGTGCAAGCACCTTCGCCGCTATCGTCAGCATGGCGCTGGGCAGCATCGGTGCAATGGTGTTCATGATCATCGACGGTCTGGATGCCAACACGCCGATTTACTGGGGCTTGGCCCTGAGCGTTACCAGCTTTGTCCTGATCAGCCTGTTCTCACCGCGCAAATCCCCCGTCGCGCATACAGCCTGA
- a CDS encoding LysR family transcriptional regulator, whose amino-acid sequence MSSVLPDLKLLRIFTAVVRHQGFAAAQQELNLSTSAISTYMSQLENQLGIVLCHRGRGGFTLTSKGELFYQECLRLLGEMESFERYSAALKGELRGTLNLGVLDAVVGDSALPLADVIGAYSQEYPAVHLYLSVQSPHELQMAVMENRLDLAIGAFFTRMNGLVYQPLYREQHWLYCSERHSLFKARRIPAEVITQQRMVGRGYWSQAELARHGFKHSAATVESMEAQLILVLSGAYIGYLPEHYAQHWVDQGKLRVLSPATFGYQAPFSLILRRGRLREPLIQAFRDLLKVQFSK is encoded by the coding sequence ATGTCGTCCGTTCTGCCCGACCTCAAACTGCTGCGAATCTTCACTGCTGTCGTTCGCCATCAGGGTTTTGCTGCTGCCCAGCAGGAACTCAACCTCTCCACATCCGCCATTAGCACCTACATGAGTCAGCTGGAAAATCAGCTGGGCATTGTGCTGTGCCATCGCGGCCGGGGCGGCTTCACCCTGACCAGTAAAGGCGAGCTGTTCTATCAGGAATGTTTGCGCCTGCTGGGAGAAATGGAGAGTTTCGAGCGCTATTCCGCCGCCCTTAAAGGCGAACTGCGCGGCACCCTCAACCTCGGCGTACTGGATGCGGTGGTGGGTGACTCGGCACTGCCACTGGCCGATGTCATCGGTGCCTACAGCCAGGAATACCCGGCCGTGCACCTGTATTTATCGGTACAGAGCCCACACGAGCTGCAAATGGCCGTGATGGAAAACCGTCTCGACCTGGCCATCGGCGCATTTTTTACCCGCATGAACGGCTTGGTTTACCAGCCTCTGTACCGTGAACAGCACTGGCTGTATTGCAGCGAGCGGCACTCGCTATTTAAAGCCCGACGTATACCGGCAGAAGTGATCACCCAGCAACGCATGGTCGGGCGCGGCTACTGGAGTCAGGCGGAGTTAGCGCGGCATGGCTTCAAGCACAGCGCGGCGACGGTGGAGTCAATGGAAGCCCAGCTGATTCTCGTGTTGTCAGGCGCCTATATCGGCTACCTGCCGGAACACTACGCACAGCACTGGGTTGATCAAGGCAAGTTGCGGGTGCTGTCTCCGGCGACTTTCGGTTATCAAGCGCCATTCTCACTGATTTTGCGCCGCGGTCGCCTCCGTGAGCCCCTGATTCAGGCTTTCCGCGACCTGCTCAAAGTGCAGTTCAGCAAATAA
- a CDS encoding aldehyde dehydrogenase family protein, translating into MTTQLFINGDWCASSISTQLPVYNPATAEQIASVACAAPADVDRAVQAAQAAFPAWSQLSGSQRAVYLRGFAEQISSRSEELIALQMRNNGKPRHEAEVDIGDAIATFAYYAEQADAMDAGQNAEVSLPDNAFRSYTRREPVGVVSLIVPWNFPLVTSAWKIAPALAAGCCVLLKPSELTPLIELKLGEMAQTIGLPAGVLNILPGAADVGTALTTHPQIAKVSFTGSNAVGRKVMQAAAERTLPVSLELGGKSPIVVFADADLDQAVEWIIGGICWNAGQMCSATSRLLVQDEIADALLDRLASAMHNLKVAAPDEDGCEMGPMTSQVQLNKVLGFFVIAEQEGLDCRAGGHALSGEGWFVAPTLYADVPATSRLWNAEIFGPVLCARRFTDEADALRQANDCAFALAATVVSADAQRAMRVANALEAGHVWINSMQVVYPQTSWGGGKASGIGRELGPWGLAAFQQIKHITVPV; encoded by the coding sequence ATGACAACCCAACTCTTTATCAATGGCGACTGGTGCGCTTCGAGCATCAGCACACAACTGCCGGTGTACAACCCGGCAACAGCTGAGCAAATCGCTAGCGTGGCCTGCGCCGCACCGGCGGATGTAGACCGTGCCGTACAAGCTGCTCAGGCGGCTTTCCCTGCATGGAGCCAACTCAGTGGCAGCCAGCGCGCCGTATACCTGCGCGGATTTGCCGAGCAGATTAGCAGTCGCAGCGAAGAGCTGATCGCCCTGCAAATGCGCAATAACGGCAAGCCCCGGCATGAGGCTGAGGTGGATATTGGCGATGCCATCGCCACCTTCGCCTATTACGCCGAACAGGCGGATGCGATGGATGCTGGGCAGAACGCCGAAGTGTCGCTGCCGGACAACGCCTTCCGTTCCTACACTCGCCGCGAGCCGGTAGGCGTGGTCAGTTTGATTGTGCCGTGGAACTTCCCGCTGGTGACCAGCGCCTGGAAGATTGCTCCGGCGTTGGCAGCAGGATGCTGTGTGCTGCTCAAGCCGTCCGAATTGACCCCGCTGATCGAGTTGAAGCTGGGCGAAATGGCCCAGACTATTGGCCTACCGGCTGGCGTCCTGAATATCCTGCCCGGTGCGGCGGACGTAGGTACGGCGCTGACGACTCATCCGCAGATCGCCAAAGTCTCATTCACCGGCAGCAATGCAGTGGGTCGCAAAGTCATGCAGGCAGCAGCTGAGCGCACGCTGCCAGTGAGCCTTGAGCTGGGTGGCAAGTCACCCATTGTGGTGTTTGCCGACGCCGATCTGGACCAAGCCGTGGAATGGATCATCGGTGGTATCTGTTGGAACGCTGGGCAAATGTGTTCGGCTACTTCACGTCTGCTGGTGCAGGACGAGATTGCCGATGCGCTGCTGGATCGTCTGGCCAGCGCCATGCACAACCTCAAGGTCGCTGCACCGGATGAAGACGGTTGCGAGATGGGGCCGATGACCAGCCAAGTGCAACTGAACAAGGTACTGGGGTTTTTCGTCATTGCTGAGCAGGAAGGTCTGGATTGCCGCGCTGGCGGACACGCTCTGTCCGGTGAAGGCTGGTTTGTTGCACCGACGCTGTATGCCGATGTGCCTGCAACTAGCCGCCTGTGGAACGCAGAAATCTTCGGTCCTGTGCTATGTGCCCGTCGTTTCACGGATGAAGCCGATGCTCTGCGCCAGGCCAATGACTGTGCGTTTGCGTTGGCTGCCACAGTGGTCAGTGCCGACGCGCAGCGCGCCATGCGCGTGGCCAATGCGCTGGAGGCTGGGCATGTATGGATCAACTCCATGCAGGTGGTTTATCCACAGACCTCCTGGGGCGGTGGTAAAGCCAGCGGTATTGGCCGTGAGCTCGGGCCGTGGGGGTTGGCTGCTTTTCAGCAGATCAAGCACATCACCGTGCCCGTCTGA
- a CDS encoding 5-guanidino-2-oxopentanoate decarboxylase, giving the protein MSTCGEFLVQQLQAWGVDTVFGIPGVHTVELYRGLPESRIRHITPRHEQGAGFMADGYARVTGKPGVCFIITGPGMTNILTAMGQAYADSIPMLVISSVNERERLGLGKGYLHELPNQRAMVAGVSAFSHTLMSVEELPAVLARAFTVFEGERPRPVHIELPLDIITADASHMQLAPKPTVRRPAPNRTLIREAAGLLKQAKRPLLLLGGGCVAAESEARALAAALDAPTALTINAKGLLPGGHPLLLGSNQSLVPVRELALQADVVLAIGTELGETDYDVVFDGNFKLPGRLIRIDIDGQQLQRNFTPHLAIQGDARLAMRMLLAELGPQEINPNGPGVQRTAAVQQQLAEDFAGWAHYRQLFDCILEALPDARFVGDSTQTVYSGNHLVEMDGARRWFNASTGYGTLGYGLPAAIGAKLAEPSRPVISLMGDGGIQFTLPELASAVEAKVGVIVLLWNNSGYGEIKRYMERRDITPLGVDIYTPDLLAIARGFGCEAERARDHQHLQELLRNAPQDRPLIIEVLEQAPFHP; this is encoded by the coding sequence ATGAGCACATGCGGCGAGTTTCTGGTTCAGCAATTACAAGCCTGGGGTGTGGATACCGTATTCGGCATTCCTGGTGTTCATACGGTGGAGCTGTATCGCGGTTTGCCTGAGAGCCGTATCCGCCACATCACTCCGCGCCACGAACAGGGCGCAGGCTTTATGGCCGATGGTTATGCACGGGTGACGGGTAAGCCCGGCGTGTGCTTCATCATCACCGGACCGGGGATGACCAACATCCTCACGGCCATGGGCCAAGCCTACGCCGACTCAATCCCCATGCTGGTGATCTCCAGCGTCAACGAGCGTGAGCGCCTCGGCCTGGGCAAGGGCTATCTGCATGAGCTGCCCAACCAGCGCGCGATGGTCGCCGGTGTTTCGGCCTTCAGCCATACCCTGATGAGTGTCGAAGAACTGCCTGCGGTGTTGGCCCGTGCTTTCACCGTATTTGAGGGTGAGCGTCCGCGTCCGGTGCATATCGAGTTGCCGCTGGACATCATCACTGCCGATGCCTCGCACATGCAGTTGGCGCCCAAGCCGACGGTACGTCGTCCGGCGCCGAACCGCACGCTGATCCGTGAAGCGGCTGGTCTGCTCAAGCAGGCCAAACGGCCATTGCTATTGCTCGGTGGCGGCTGTGTGGCTGCTGAGTCAGAAGCCCGTGCGCTGGCGGCTGCGTTGGATGCGCCGACGGCCCTGACCATTAATGCCAAAGGCTTGCTGCCAGGTGGCCATCCACTGCTGTTGGGCAGTAATCAGTCGCTGGTGCCGGTGCGTGAGTTGGCGCTGCAGGCGGACGTGGTGTTAGCGATTGGCACTGAGCTGGGCGAGACCGATTACGACGTGGTGTTCGATGGCAACTTTAAGTTGCCCGGCCGCCTGATTCGTATCGACATCGACGGCCAGCAACTGCAACGCAACTTCACCCCGCATCTGGCGATTCAGGGCGATGCCCGTCTGGCCATGCGCATGCTGCTGGCCGAACTGGGCCCGCAGGAGATCAACCCGAACGGCCCTGGTGTGCAACGTACGGCAGCGGTACAGCAACAGTTGGCCGAAGATTTTGCCGGCTGGGCGCACTACCGTCAGCTGTTCGACTGCATTCTGGAAGCCTTACCAGATGCCCGTTTTGTCGGTGATTCGACGCAAACCGTCTACAGCGGTAATCACCTGGTCGAGATGGACGGCGCGCGGCGCTGGTTCAACGCCTCCACCGGTTACGGAACGCTGGGTTACGGTTTGCCTGCGGCAATTGGCGCCAAGCTGGCCGAGCCTTCGCGTCCGGTCATCAGCCTGATGGGCGACGGTGGCATTCAGTTCACTCTGCCTGAGCTGGCCAGTGCGGTTGAGGCCAAAGTCGGTGTCATTGTGTTGCTGTGGAATAACAGCGGCTATGGCGAAATCAAACGCTACATGGAGCGCCGCGATATCACCCCGCTGGGGGTGGATATCTATACGCCTGATCTGCTCGCGATCGCCCGAGGCTTTGGTTGTGAGGCGGAACGCGCCCGCGACCATCAGCATTTGCAGGAGCTGCTGCGCAACGCGCCGCAGGATCGCCCGCTGATTATCGAGGTGCTTGAGCAAGCGCCGTTCCATCCGTAA